Proteins encoded together in one Flavobacteriales bacterium window:
- a CDS encoding sigma-70 family RNA polymerase sigma factor yields the protein MPTPAHSLPAADDRLAGLLRNDPASLRALYTAHFGKVRTFVLANSGTGDDARDVFQEAITILWLRAREGTLAPGTDPGAFLFSIARNKWLDTVRSAARRHMNVVHDQRMHAAAMEPEDGVEERLSRLRSIYEQLDDKCRTVLDRFYFERKDLATIAQELGVEEESIRTIKYRCMMKLRAQRDAIGGEDHDRP from the coding sequence GTGCCTACGCCCGCCCATTCGCTTCCCGCGGCCGACGATCGGCTCGCCGGTCTCCTGCGGAACGACCCCGCCAGCCTGCGCGCGCTCTACACCGCGCACTTCGGCAAGGTGCGGACCTTCGTGCTGGCCAACAGCGGCACGGGGGATGATGCCCGCGACGTGTTCCAGGAGGCCATCACCATCCTCTGGCTCCGCGCCCGCGAAGGCACCCTGGCCCCCGGCACAGACCCCGGGGCCTTCCTGTTCAGCATCGCCCGCAACAAATGGCTGGACACCGTCCGGTCCGCAGCCCGCCGCCATATGAACGTCGTGCACGATCAACGCATGCATGCGGCGGCCATGGAACCGGAAGACGGCGTGGAGGAGCGGCTTTCGCGGCTCCGGTCCATCTATGAGCAGCTCGACGACAAGTGCCGCACCGTCCTTGACCGGTTCTACTTCGAACGCAAGGACCTGGCGACCATCGCGCAGGAACTGGGGGTGGAGGAGGAGAGCATCCGCACGATCAAGTACCGCTGCATGATGAAGCTGCGCGCCCAACGCGATGCCATCGGCGGCGAAGACCACGACCGACCATGA
- a CDS encoding T9SS type A sorting domain-containing protein, which yields MRSLMILPALAAIGCVQAQQINGYRYWFDDDVAGAVTTSVGATDELTLATAWPTGTMGPGHHLVSFQFRDTDGLWSVPSTELFVRGGQDIVGYRYWVNDDIGSLITGTVGPAQVADLNSLIDTGTLTKAFNTVTIQFSDADGSYTVPRTQYVTAHSGLVNGYQYWIDDDIANSQSGSLAPSDVVDLIADLPVNTTNGIHVFTIRFSGANGSWSVPLSAEFSFTTAVEELPGVTDLLLFPNPVTEQLGLRLTTDEARTLSLQVLDLSGSIVADLNTWSVSATAHRSWDVSALASGSYLLRITGEHGAWTTRFVKP from the coding sequence ATGCGCAGCTTGATGATACTGCCTGCCCTCGCAGCGATAGGCTGCGTGCAGGCGCAACAGATCAACGGCTATCGCTACTGGTTCGATGATGACGTCGCCGGTGCGGTGACGACCAGCGTGGGTGCGACCGATGAGCTGACGCTCGCCACAGCGTGGCCGACCGGCACCATGGGCCCGGGTCATCACCTCGTAAGCTTCCAGTTCCGCGACACCGATGGCCTCTGGTCGGTGCCCTCCACCGAACTGTTCGTCCGCGGTGGACAGGACATCGTGGGCTACCGGTACTGGGTGAACGATGACATCGGCTCGCTCATCACCGGTACCGTGGGCCCGGCCCAGGTGGCGGACCTCAATTCCCTGATCGATACCGGTACCTTGACCAAGGCCTTCAACACGGTCACCATCCAGTTCTCGGACGCCGACGGCTCGTACACCGTGCCTCGGACCCAGTACGTCACCGCGCACAGCGGCCTGGTGAACGGCTATCAATACTGGATCGATGATGACATCGCGAACAGCCAGAGCGGGAGCCTCGCTCCGTCCGATGTGGTGGACCTGATCGCGGACCTGCCCGTGAACACGACCAATGGGATCCACGTCTTCACCATCCGGTTCAGCGGAGCGAACGGCTCCTGGTCGGTGCCGCTGAGCGCAGAGTTCTCCTTCACCACGGCCGTGGAGGAGCTTCCGGGCGTCACGGACCTGCTGCTCTTCCCCAACCCGGTGACCGAGCAACTCGGTCTGCGGCTGACGACCGACGAGGCGCGCACCCTGAGCCTGCAGGTGCTCGACCTCTCGGGATCCATCGTGGCCGACCTGAACACCTGGAGCGTGAGCGCCACGGCGCACCGCAGCTGGGACGTCAGCGCATTGGCGAGCGGGAGCTACCTGCTCCGGATCACCGGCGAGCACGGCGCATGGACCACCCGGTTCGTGAAGCCGTGA
- a CDS encoding mucoidy inhibitor MuiA family protein, with amino-acid sequence MRTLLFPFLIATTLLHATEGERPVTSRITAAKVFLSGAQVSRSASVTVPVGRTTLVFAGLSQELDPMSIQVTGKGGYTILSVNHRINYLTESPKKKEIEELRERIKKLEHDWNIENGLQQVWVNEEQLLLKNSTVGGQQNGLTAAQLQAVNDYVRERMKAMKAGWVAQEEKKQAIHEEAEKLRQQLGTLQAQAPRPTSEVVVELDSPAEVAASFTLGYFVHSAGWTPAYDLRAKAVGQPIELLMKAQVVNNTGEDWTKVDLGLSSGNPTQGGVMPELQPWVLDQPVMLESISIRGARSKSEAYREAPPAAMGDVRMLAEDMDAVTTVNNTVVYRTTTVEFAIEAPFSVPSDGQAHTVGVRTHSIPAVYKHYCTPKLDPDAFLYARTTGWEDLNLLPGQANVFFEGTYVGQSYLDLSRPQDTLNVSLGRDKGVVVERARRKGSDDKAVIGGKRTVTRGWDITVRNTKSTAVDLELHDQHPLSPRSEVEVKLEDAGGAAVDEQRGRLTWRFSLEPKATRKLGFVYSVKHPKDQPVVVE; translated from the coding sequence ATGCGCACGCTCCTGTTCCCGTTCCTGATCGCCACCACCCTGCTGCACGCCACCGAGGGCGAACGACCCGTCACCAGCCGGATCACCGCGGCCAAGGTGTTCCTGAGCGGCGCGCAGGTGAGCCGGTCCGCATCGGTCACCGTGCCGGTCGGGCGCACCACGCTGGTGTTCGCGGGCCTCAGCCAGGAGCTGGACCCGATGAGCATCCAGGTGACGGGCAAGGGCGGCTACACGATCCTGAGCGTCAACCACCGGATCAACTACCTCACCGAAAGCCCGAAGAAGAAGGAGATCGAGGAGCTGAGGGAGCGGATCAAGAAGCTCGAACACGACTGGAACATCGAGAACGGTCTTCAACAGGTGTGGGTGAACGAGGAGCAGCTGCTGCTGAAGAACAGCACGGTGGGCGGCCAGCAGAACGGGCTCACCGCTGCGCAGCTGCAGGCCGTGAACGACTACGTGCGCGAGCGCATGAAGGCCATGAAGGCCGGCTGGGTGGCCCAGGAGGAGAAGAAGCAGGCCATCCATGAAGAGGCCGAGAAACTGCGCCAGCAGCTCGGTACGCTACAGGCTCAGGCCCCACGCCCCACGAGCGAGGTGGTGGTGGAGCTGGACAGCCCGGCGGAGGTGGCGGCCAGCTTCACCCTGGGCTACTTCGTGCACAGCGCGGGATGGACACCGGCCTACGACCTCCGCGCCAAGGCCGTCGGGCAGCCCATCGAACTGCTGATGAAGGCCCAGGTGGTGAACAACACCGGCGAGGACTGGACGAAGGTGGACCTGGGCCTGAGCAGCGGCAACCCCACGCAGGGCGGCGTGATGCCCGAGCTGCAGCCCTGGGTCCTGGACCAGCCGGTGATGCTGGAGTCCATCTCCATTCGAGGAGCGCGGAGCAAGAGCGAAGCCTACCGCGAAGCGCCACCGGCCGCCATGGGCGATGTGAGGATGCTGGCGGAGGACATGGACGCCGTGACGACGGTGAACAACACCGTGGTGTACCGCACCACCACCGTGGAGTTCGCCATCGAAGCGCCGTTCAGTGTGCCCAGCGACGGGCAGGCGCACACGGTGGGTGTGCGCACGCACAGCATCCCAGCGGTGTACAAGCACTACTGCACGCCCAAGCTGGACCCCGACGCCTTCCTCTATGCGCGCACCACCGGATGGGAGGACCTGAACCTGCTGCCGGGTCAGGCGAACGTATTCTTCGAGGGTACCTACGTCGGCCAGAGCTACCTGGACCTGAGCCGGCCGCAGGACACCCTGAACGTCAGCCTGGGCCGCGACAAGGGCGTGGTGGTGGAGCGCGCGCGTCGCAAAGGATCGGACGACAAGGCGGTGATCGGTGGCAAGCGCACGGTGACGCGTGGATGGGACATCACGGTCCGCAACACCAAGTCCACCGCGGTGGACCTGGAACTGCACGACCAGCACCCATTGAGCCCGCGCAGCGAGGTGGAGGTGAAGCTCGAGGACGCCGGTGGTGCCGCAGTGGACGAGCAGCGCGGTCGCCTCACCTGGCGCTTCAGCCTGGAGCCCAAGGCCACGCGCAAGCTGGGCTTCGTCTACAGCGTGAAGCACCCCAAGGACCAGCCTGTGGTGGTGGAGTAG
- a CDS encoding MBL fold metallo-hydrolase translates to MRSPLLAIVLLLIAALPLRVSAQRVNATFIGNCAFRIGLEDWTLFADFPYQPGYSGYDTYELPADIASVRGTALITHGHLDHFDSSRFAGTRLDLIAPFQAEDAQASAISRLEAQGIYIYPQATPHADMPHASYIVSIRGRRLYIAGDTEDPAHLLASRDLAVAFVTPWLLRTVQAQGKRIDARAVVVMHHEAATVEGLDLPAPCDGCRFIIPRQGEVIELFR, encoded by the coding sequence ATGCGTTCTCCTCTCCTAGCGATCGTCCTACTCCTGATCGCCGCATTGCCGTTGCGCGTGTCCGCGCAGCGCGTGAACGCCACTTTCATCGGCAACTGTGCGTTCCGGATCGGGCTGGAGGACTGGACGCTGTTCGCCGACTTCCCCTACCAGCCAGGGTATTCCGGGTACGACACGTATGAACTGCCGGCCGATATAGCGAGCGTCCGCGGCACGGCCCTGATCACGCATGGGCACCTCGACCACTTCGACAGCAGCCGCTTCGCCGGGACGCGCCTCGACCTGATCGCACCGTTCCAGGCAGAGGACGCGCAGGCCTCCGCGATCTCCCGGCTCGAGGCGCAGGGCATCTACATCTACCCGCAGGCCACCCCGCATGCGGACATGCCCCACGCCTCGTACATCGTCAGCATCCGGGGTCGCCGTCTGTACATCGCGGGCGATACGGAGGACCCCGCGCACCTGCTGGCCTCCCGCGACCTGGCGGTGGCCTTCGTGACACCGTGGCTGTTGCGTACGGTGCAGGCACAGGGCAAACGCATCGATGCACGAGCCGTGGTGGTGATGCACCACGAGGCCGCCACGGTCGAGGGTCTGGACCTTCCTGCGCCATGCGACGGGTGCCGCTTCATCATCCCGCGTCAGGGCGAGGTGATCGAGCTCTTCCGCTGA
- a CDS encoding DUF11 domain-containing protein, with amino-acid sequence MHRPLALLAVALSCTAHAQLCTTTANPMPAGQYHNLVDGMLHPDGGGLTLALFNTPTGPIATRWAADGQVTWNSNFRHMDPSNWAYPVNVSPVAGGGAVINGPFMPQQASYTNMYAAELGADGRPVWARIYMLDSVAVMSPTPRGLIRTPDGGWLFPIWTAQGLSLSKLDGMAVPVWTRRYRASMGFNGMQAFVEANGEITLIGWKLGASTFMARLDAEGTVLWKRSWAHHWIPAAQAMNGDLLLMSDDYVSQWYLARMDGQGQVLWHRSFPYPQMNAWFNGGVRELANGHLLMLGELGALIETDANGASLGAWTVGGYGLSGRFINAEQPNGDTLMIAGDTYSGQSAWTGMLTASSPADLGCAGTPGTTTSTLLGLPAEIIDDTLMIVRDSLKTWTMLFDPSSPALVLDPQAFVNAGRARPGFDHRAYGVITNNSLHTTGPITATLTVAPELTYLGAAPAPQQVNGQTITWQLPAMGPNGQRILAVDLATPPDPQLLGTAIPYTFSFTQDSTEVSLANNSSTVTYTIVGAYDPNIMEVSPSPYYHLLNDSVLNYTIHFQNTGSAEATNVVVRDTLPAALDLSTFELGARSHPCTFSLSGNGLLTFTFANINLPDSTSDEPGSHGQVSYRIKPGPGLFVGQEITDQADIFFDFNPSIRTPDATVTVTDVAMLQPDGTDAGLRVFPVPTSADLMIAMPGGVVPSAAWAVGVDGRRIPLSHRTVGDGLLRTSVQQLASGPYVLVLTDRSGRRWSARFVKE; translated from the coding sequence ATGCACCGCCCGCTCGCCCTCCTCGCCGTGGCGCTCAGCTGCACAGCGCATGCCCAGTTGTGCACCACTACGGCCAACCCGATGCCCGCCGGGCAGTACCACAACCTGGTCGACGGCATGCTGCACCCTGACGGTGGCGGACTGACGCTGGCCCTGTTCAACACCCCCACCGGTCCGATCGCCACGCGCTGGGCCGCCGATGGTCAAGTGACCTGGAACAGCAACTTCAGGCATATGGACCCCAGCAACTGGGCCTATCCGGTGAACGTCTCACCAGTGGCCGGGGGCGGAGCAGTGATCAACGGTCCGTTCATGCCGCAACAGGCCTCCTACACGAACATGTACGCGGCCGAGCTTGGTGCGGACGGCAGACCTGTGTGGGCCCGGATCTACATGCTCGACTCGGTGGCGGTGATGAGCCCCACGCCCCGCGGCTTGATCCGCACGCCGGACGGGGGATGGCTCTTCCCCATCTGGACGGCGCAAGGCCTCAGCCTCTCCAAGCTCGATGGCATGGCGGTACCGGTCTGGACCAGGCGCTACCGGGCCTCGATGGGGTTCAACGGCATGCAAGCCTTCGTGGAAGCCAACGGAGAGATCACGCTCATCGGCTGGAAACTGGGGGCCTCGACGTTCATGGCCCGGCTCGACGCGGAGGGCACGGTGCTCTGGAAGCGCAGCTGGGCTCATCATTGGATACCGGCCGCACAGGCCATGAACGGTGATCTGCTCCTCATGTCCGACGACTACGTCAGCCAATGGTATCTGGCGCGGATGGATGGACAGGGTCAGGTGCTGTGGCACCGCTCCTTCCCGTATCCGCAGATGAACGCATGGTTCAACGGGGGTGTGCGCGAGCTGGCCAACGGGCACTTGCTGATGCTGGGCGAGTTGGGCGCGCTCATCGAGACCGACGCGAACGGGGCCAGCCTCGGGGCGTGGACCGTGGGCGGCTACGGCCTCAGCGGGCGTTTCATCAACGCCGAACAGCCGAACGGCGACACCCTGATGATCGCCGGCGACACTTACAGTGGCCAATCCGCGTGGACCGGTATGCTCACTGCGTCCAGCCCGGCCGATCTGGGCTGCGCAGGCACTCCCGGCACGACCACATCCACGCTGCTCGGCCTGCCGGCGGAGATCATCGATGACACGCTCATGATCGTCCGTGATTCGCTGAAGACATGGACCATGCTCTTCGACCCGTCCTCCCCGGCCCTGGTGCTCGACCCCCAGGCATTCGTGAACGCAGGTCGCGCCCGACCGGGCTTCGATCATCGCGCTTACGGGGTCATCACCAACAATTCCCTGCACACCACCGGCCCCATCACCGCCACGCTCACCGTTGCGCCGGAGCTCACCTACCTCGGCGCTGCACCCGCCCCGCAACAGGTGAACGGTCAGACCATCACCTGGCAACTGCCCGCCATGGGGCCGAACGGCCAGCGCATCCTCGCCGTGGACCTTGCCACGCCACCGGACCCGCAGCTCCTCGGCACCGCCATTCCCTACACCTTCTCGTTCACACAGGACAGCACCGAGGTGAGCCTGGCCAACAACAGCTCCACCGTGACCTATACCATCGTGGGGGCGTACGACCCGAACATCATGGAAGTGAGCCCATCGCCCTACTACCATCTGCTGAACGATAGCGTATTGAACTACACCATCCACTTCCAGAACACCGGGAGCGCAGAGGCCACGAACGTGGTGGTGCGCGACACCCTGCCCGCAGCGCTCGACCTCAGCACTTTCGAGCTCGGGGCCCGCTCACATCCGTGCACATTCTCACTCTCCGGCAACGGCCTCCTGACGTTCACCTTCGCGAACATCAACCTGCCCGACAGTACGAGCGATGAACCTGGCAGTCACGGCCAGGTGAGCTACCGCATCAAGCCCGGGCCTGGGCTCTTCGTGGGCCAGGAGATCACGGACCAGGCAGACATCTTCTTCGACTTCAATCCGTCCATCCGTACGCCGGATGCCACAGTGACCGTCACGGACGTGGCCATGTTGCAGCCAGATGGGACTGATGCCGGTCTGCGCGTGTTCCCGGTGCCCACCTCCGCCGACCTGATGATCGCGATGCCCGGAGGCGTCGTGCCATCCGCGGCTTGGGCCGTGGGCGTGGATGGTCGACGGATCCCGCTGTCCCATCGGACGGTGGGCGATGGGCTGCTCCGGACCTCGGTGCAGCAGCTCGCATCGGGTCCCTATGTGCTTGTTCTGACCGACCGGAGCGGTCGGCGGTGGAGCGCACGGTTCGTCAAGGAGTAA
- a CDS encoding GNAT family N-acetyltransferase: MLRDLDDRDAANIFLLNNDPEVLKYVHDEPFKDIEAAHKWIANIGSQLPHGTGRWAIEAKDGTWIGRCSLRRQSEGEVLMGYRLLRAHWGKGYASEAVGAMLDLAFNTHGLAYVASKVARENRASIRVIEKNGGVFWKEDACGHFSDAFVYRFERP; this comes from the coding sequence ATGCTACGCGACCTGGATGACCGGGATGCCGCGAACATCTTCCTGCTGAACAACGACCCTGAAGTACTGAAGTACGTGCACGATGAGCCGTTCAAGGACATCGAAGCGGCACACAAGTGGATCGCGAACATCGGTTCGCAGCTCCCGCATGGCACAGGTCGTTGGGCGATCGAGGCCAAGGATGGAACGTGGATCGGCCGCTGCTCCTTGCGCCGCCAATCCGAAGGCGAAGTGCTGATGGGGTATCGCCTTCTGCGAGCGCACTGGGGCAAAGGCTACGCGAGCGAGGCGGTAGGCGCGATGCTCGATCTGGCGTTCAACACGCACGGTCTGGCGTACGTGGCTTCGAAAGTGGCCCGCGAGAACCGCGCCAGCATCCGCGTGATCGAAAAGAACGGAGGCGTCTTCTGGAAGGAGGATGCCTGCGGGCACTTCAGCGATGCATTCGTCTACCGCTTCGAGCGACCTTAA
- a CDS encoding class A beta-lactamase-related serine hydrolase, whose translation MRYPILLLVLAFAACQAPTRTDDPTESLRRHVETGLCEQVLIEGDSTWTVEERMKHYGVHGMSIAIIDDFKIAWTKSYGVMDTTSNQPVTDSTLFQAASISKPVFAMAVLKLAEQGVLDIDADVNTMLTSWKMPENEFTTTEKVTLKRLLGHVAGTTVHGFQGYRHGDTLPTLLNILNGEAPANSPPVVVDQIPGTAWRYSGGGYCVASQVILDKMGGTIPQHMRDLVLQPLGMSRSSYEQPMPAAMEHNAASGYVPDGSMAVGKWHIYPEISPDGLWTTATDLARFVIDMQKTITTDSGQVLSRATAMQMVEPYLDPNTAVGLMLDNKGSERYFEHGGWNEGFCGQIYGHVKNGKGAVVLINANQPAFMFEVMRSIARAYDWPEFVPQRKEVPMDSTSLKVFTGRYRGGSDNMVTIALHNGKLFREPLREPPTELVHIGDGEFIGRTDERSRRFLKDAAGEMTLQVSETKTGDVLSTLPRMKDDEHIPFEYVQRGDRDAALKAYADLKAANPNDEAVNEEALNNFGYTLLSAHLTEQARDLFFINMSLYPKSANVYDSYAEACLKLGDKKQALEYYKRTLSMNPQNPNATHIVAELEKEGVKVK comes from the coding sequence ATGCGCTACCCGATCCTACTGCTCGTTCTCGCCTTTGCAGCCTGCCAAGCACCCACCCGCACCGACGACCCCACCGAGTCCTTGCGCCGACACGTGGAAACGGGCCTTTGTGAACAGGTCCTCATCGAGGGTGACAGCACTTGGACCGTCGAGGAGCGCATGAAGCACTACGGCGTGCATGGTATGAGCATCGCCATCATCGACGACTTCAAGATCGCGTGGACGAAGAGCTATGGTGTGATGGACACCACAAGCAACCAACCCGTCACTGACAGCACCTTGTTCCAGGCCGCGTCCATCAGCAAGCCGGTCTTCGCCATGGCCGTGCTGAAGCTCGCGGAGCAAGGTGTGCTGGATATCGATGCGGATGTGAACACCATGCTCACCTCGTGGAAGATGCCGGAGAATGAGTTCACCACTACAGAGAAGGTCACGCTGAAGCGCTTGCTGGGGCATGTGGCGGGAACCACAGTGCACGGCTTCCAAGGCTATCGACATGGCGACACGTTGCCGACACTCCTGAACATCCTCAACGGTGAAGCGCCCGCGAATTCGCCACCGGTGGTGGTGGATCAGATACCGGGCACTGCTTGGCGCTACTCTGGCGGTGGCTATTGCGTGGCTTCGCAGGTGATCCTCGACAAGATGGGCGGCACCATTCCGCAGCACATGCGCGACCTGGTGCTGCAACCGCTCGGCATGTCGCGCAGTTCGTATGAGCAACCCATGCCTGCGGCCATGGAACACAACGCGGCTAGCGGCTATGTGCCCGACGGTTCAATGGCGGTCGGCAAGTGGCACATCTACCCGGAGATCTCGCCCGACGGCTTGTGGACCACGGCCACCGATCTCGCGCGTTTCGTGATCGACATGCAGAAGACGATCACCACCGACAGCGGCCAGGTGCTGAGCCGTGCTACCGCCATGCAGATGGTGGAGCCGTATCTGGACCCGAACACGGCCGTGGGCCTGATGCTGGACAACAAAGGCAGCGAGCGCTACTTCGAGCACGGCGGTTGGAACGAGGGCTTCTGCGGCCAGATCTACGGACATGTCAAGAACGGCAAGGGCGCCGTGGTCCTCATCAATGCCAACCAACCCGCCTTCATGTTCGAGGTGATGCGCTCGATCGCACGCGCCTACGACTGGCCCGAGTTCGTTCCACAACGTAAGGAGGTGCCGATGGACAGTACTTCACTGAAGGTGTTCACCGGACGTTATCGAGGCGGAAGCGACAACATGGTCACCATCGCCCTGCACAACGGAAAGCTCTTCCGCGAACCGTTGCGCGAGCCGCCCACGGAGCTCGTTCATATCGGCGACGGCGAGTTCATTGGTCGCACCGATGAACGCAGCCGACGCTTCTTGAAAGACGCTGCGGGCGAGATGACCTTGCAAGTGAGTGAGACGAAGACCGGCGATGTGCTCTCTACGCTGCCCCGCATGAAGGACGATGAGCACATTCCCTTCGAGTACGTGCAGCGCGGCGATCGCGATGCCGCATTGAAAGCATACGCTGACCTGAAGGCCGCCAACCCGAACGATGAAGCCGTGAACGAAGAAGCGCTGAACAACTTCGGGTACACGCTCCTTAGCGCGCATTTGACCGAACAGGCGCGTGACCTCTTCTTCATCAACATGAGCCTGTATCCGAAGAGCGCGAACGTGTACGACAGCTACGCGGAGGCCTGCCTGAAGCTGGGGGATAAGAAGCAGGCGCTGGAATACTACAAGCGCACCCTGTCGATGAACCCGCAGAACCCGAATGCAACACACATCGTGGCGGAATTGGAGAAGGAAGGGGTGAAGGTGAAGTGA
- the dcm gene encoding DNA (cytosine-5-)-methyltransferase, with amino-acid sequence MRFVDLFAGLGGFHVGLERLGHECVFASELDPVLQDIYEKNHGIRPAGDIRKVTWRNVPEHDILCAGFPCQPFSKAGEQAGFDCPTNGSLIDEVLRIIRYRKPEFVVLENVPNLRKHDEGRTWAAIKQELVSMRYAVDEQVYSPHEFGIPQIRQRLLLVARRDSLGAFEWPERPVNPDPQLREILDVRPSEARQLTPQVIDCLNVWQDFLNRIPSDVRLPSFPIWSMEFGATYPFEDRTPYSVSKRALRAYRGSHGMRLDGKDVKDPLEVLPSHARTEEDLFPSWKRSFIRSNRAFYAAHKRELKSWMPEILRFPPSLQKFEWNYKGGERDVWKHVVQFRASGVRVKRADTSPSLVAMTTTQVPIIGWERRYMTTKECARLQSLDSLKHLPATETRAFKALGNAVNARLVEIIAGHLLEEEAVAYVPRTKAPRSAQTAVVA; translated from the coding sequence ATGCGCTTTGTCGATTTATTCGCCGGTCTCGGAGGGTTCCACGTTGGTCTCGAAAGACTGGGGCACGAATGCGTATTCGCGAGTGAACTGGACCCAGTTCTACAGGATATCTATGAGAAGAACCATGGCATCCGACCAGCAGGGGACATCCGTAAAGTGACATGGAGGAATGTTCCGGAGCACGACATCCTCTGTGCAGGTTTCCCATGCCAGCCATTCTCCAAGGCCGGCGAGCAAGCTGGGTTCGATTGCCCGACCAATGGCTCGCTGATCGATGAGGTCCTGCGGATCATCCGATATCGGAAACCAGAGTTCGTGGTGCTTGAGAACGTGCCAAACCTGCGTAAGCACGATGAGGGTCGTACTTGGGCAGCAATCAAGCAGGAGTTGGTGAGCATGCGATACGCTGTGGATGAACAGGTCTACTCCCCACATGAATTTGGCATTCCGCAGATCCGCCAAAGGCTTCTGCTTGTCGCACGACGCGATAGCCTAGGTGCATTTGAATGGCCCGAGCGTCCGGTCAACCCCGATCCGCAACTGCGCGAGATTCTTGACGTTCGACCTAGCGAGGCACGACAGTTGACGCCGCAGGTGATTGATTGCCTGAACGTCTGGCAGGACTTCTTGAATCGCATTCCGAGCGACGTTCGGTTGCCGTCATTCCCAATCTGGTCAATGGAGTTCGGGGCAACATATCCTTTTGAGGACCGCACACCATACTCAGTGAGCAAGCGAGCACTTCGCGCGTATCGGGGTTCTCATGGGATGCGCCTCGATGGCAAGGATGTGAAAGATCCTCTTGAAGTGCTGCCATCTCATGCACGGACCGAAGAGGACCTGTTCCCATCTTGGAAGAGGAGCTTCATCCGCTCCAACCGCGCCTTCTACGCGGCACACAAGCGTGAACTGAAGTCATGGATGCCAGAGATTCTTCGGTTCCCGCCGTCGCTACAGAAGTTCGAGTGGAACTATAAGGGTGGGGAGCGCGACGTTTGGAAGCACGTGGTCCAATTCAGGGCGTCAGGCGTTCGTGTGAAGAGAGCTGACACCAGCCCATCGCTTGTGGCAATGACAACCACGCAAGTTCCGATCATCGGCTGGGAGCGGCGGTACATGACCACCAAAGAGTGCGCTAGGCTGCAATCACTCGATTCCTTGAAACATCTCCCAGCAACGGAGACACGGGCATTCAAGGCATTGGGGAATGCAGTGAACGCCCGACTTGTCGAGATCATCGCCGGTCACTTGCTGGAAGAGGAAGCTGTGGCCTATGTCCCACGCACCAAGGCACCGCGATCCGCGCAGACGGCCGTTGTAGCCTGA
- a CDS encoding ATP-binding protein: METVNIRPGVNILTVLGHLSYKPWYALGEFVDNAVNSGIERNWNRLQSLHAHSYKLKVTIKRDVDGGRIVVRDNAAGIARIEYQRAFRTAELPVDSSGLSEFGMGMKSAGFGFSNTWTVRTKAIGEKVTGKVSFDLKKIVAEGLEHLPVEEEQERMEEHFTEITLIQPSKMPVKRAVGKIKEHPHQHLPPVHS; this comes from the coding sequence ATGGAGACTGTCAACATCCGACCTGGTGTCAACATTCTTACCGTACTCGGGCACCTGAGCTACAAGCCTTGGTATGCGTTAGGCGAGTTCGTCGACAACGCGGTGAACAGTGGTATCGAGCGAAATTGGAACCGGCTCCAATCACTCCATGCACACTCATACAAGCTAAAGGTCACTATCAAGCGTGATGTTGATGGCGGTAGGATAGTTGTCCGCGACAATGCGGCAGGGATTGCCCGAATTGAGTATCAGCGGGCTTTTCGAACAGCCGAGTTGCCAGTGGATAGCAGCGGTCTATCTGAGTTTGGCATGGGCATGAAGAGTGCGGGCTTTGGGTTCAGCAACACCTGGACTGTTCGAACGAAGGCGATCGGAGAGAAGGTGACGGGAAAGGTGTCCTTCGACCTTAAGAAGATAGTTGCTGAAGGGTTGGAGCATCTCCCTGTTGAGGAGGAGCAGGAGAGAATGGAAGAGCATTTCACCGAGATCACGCTGATCCAACCCAGCAAGATGCCCGTCAAACGGGCTGTAGGCAAGATCAAAGAACATCCTCACCAGCATCTACCGCCAGTTCATTCGTGA